The region GTCACGGGGTGCATGctgaggaagagaaaacagagtaGAGCTGGAGAAGTTCACACAGTAGATACAGTGGAAGGCAGGTGGTCCAGCTGGCAGCCCACTGCAGGGGTGGTGGAGGTGGCGATGTGCTGTTCCCACCACATAGAGCTTGCTTGCCTCCGCACACCTCTTTGCTGGCTGCAGCCTTGCTGCTCAGTGGGCGGTTGTGGAAAGAATCGGTTCTCAGTTCCCatcccagctctgctatttaGACCCCGGGAGACCTGGAAACAGCCCcttgacaaagtcttgctctacaCGTTTCTGTAGTGACTGTCCATTCGAAGGGATAGGGAAATATTCCCTCAGTGTCCTGCTGTGAAACTGTTAAAGCCACCCATCCTATGAAACTCACTCCTTTGGGTTAAGCATCGCTTTCTCAGTCCTTTCCTGTGTGGATGGAGTTTTGGCACAGTGAGGCGAGTGTTGCTAGTGGACCCGTTGGGGGCCTGCATAGCCCAGGGGTGGAGAGAGGGGTCAGACTAGAGCCTACGGAGACTTGGTGGGCAACAGGCTCAGGCTCAGTCCAGCCAGCCCAACCTCTGATTGCTATCCTCAGAGCCCCTCCAGGGTCTCCTTGGCAGGGGCTGTCCCCTGTGAGCCTCTGCAGGGGACAGGAAGTGCTGACTGAGAACTGTCTCTCTGTGACATGCACCCTGTCAAATCCATAAACCTTCCTCAGCAGTCACCACACAGAATCCCAAAACCCCAGGGTTCTGCTTGAGTTTGAGCTACAGAGGCTCAAGGACTAGAAGGAAGCACCAGCCTTGTTCTGCCCCAGCTAGAGGGTCTGCGCTGCCCCAGCTAGAGGGTGTGTGCTGCCCCAGCCAGAGGGTCTGCGTTGCCCCAGCCAGAGGGTCTGTGCTGTCCCTGCTGAGGCCTATAGAGGCAGAGACATTCACCTCCACTTCCTGTCTGCCCTTGGCTTTGCGGCCTTCTCACCCCAGCTGGCCAGCTGGCTTCCCACCACTATGGGCCTCGCCCTGCCTGTGCCGGGCCTGAGGGGCCTGGCTCAGAGTTTAGCATCCAAGGGGACTGCTGCCTTGACCACCAGAGCCCCCACTGTCTGTGCATCTGTCCTCTGTTCAGCTCTGCGAAGGCCACCGGGAACACAAGAGCCAACAACCCGTGGCCTTTGTCTGCAAGGAACTTGAGGTCTCACCGGGCAGACAGGCACGGAGTGAGTGCTCCACCACTGGCCTCCCTTCCTCCAGGCTGCAGCCAGGACTATGCTGTCTAGCGTGTCTGCTGTGACTTCCTCATGGCAGAGCCCCACACTGTGGCTGTTTATGGAGCATTTGCAAGTCTCCCTCGAGGGGAGCCCGTGTCTCTCACGGACAGCTTGGGAAGATTCACATTCTTGGAAAAGCAGAGGAATGTGAGGGTTAAAATACCTTAAAGGGCAAGGAGATGATTTCTAGATTTCCAGACAATGTCTCAGAGAATTGTAGTGCTCTGGGGTATGCCTGAATGTAACCAATGTAGCTCCTTTTGTGCCTGAGTGTAGACTGGGTCCATGTGCCTACATGCATTCAGTTCCTCCCACCAAACTGGACAGTGATAGCTAACCCTGTTGACCCTCATGTCTGGGTGACTTAAATGTGTGATGCCTCAAACTGACCTTCACAATGACTCTAAGGAGGTAAGTACTGTGATCTTTCCCATTTTCTACAAGAAGAAACGGTGGCACAGGGAGATTCAGTCACTTGTCCAGGATCACAGAACTATAGTaagtggcggggggtggggggacaagAATTCTAACCCAGGCAGCAGTCTGACCAGAGGGCCCTAGCTTGGAGCAGTGTTCATGTGCACTGTATGTTCGTGTTTAGTGTACGTCTGTGCatacttgtgtgtgtgcacatgcacacatgttcacTCAGGCACGTGGGCTGCCCTGCGGTGGGAGCTGAGAGAATGCAGTGGAGGTTGTTGGGAGGAACTCACCTGCCTGCTCCGGCTGTCTGAGCAGGTGAGGGATAGTGATATCAAGTGCGAAGACCAGGCCCTGAAGCCAGCCTGACAGTTCCAGCTGTTAGGAGAAAGTGAGGGTGGGTGCCATGGATCTGATGATTTCAGTGATTTTCTTCTCAAGAAAAATGAAGTCTCGGATGGGCAGAGCTTAACTGCCTTAAAAACTTGGTACAGGGCAAGGTGTGAGTTTCCCGGGGAGACTGTGTGAACTGTGAACGGGTAGAGTCTGAAACTACAAACCAGATGtttcctggctccctcccgcctgGTCTGGCCTGTCTTCCTTCAGCTGCTATGCAGTTCATCCTGAGTCCCTGAGGGCCTCGCAGATGCTTCACTCCAAAGATTGGAGTTGCAGAGTTCCCTGTGGAGGAATTGAACTGCCCCCTCTCGCAGGACCCCAGCTGGCAAGGGTTTGTTCCTCCCTGGAGGGGAGAGATCCTGACTGAGGCCCTGGAGAGGGGCACTCAGGGGCAGCAGCTCATTCCCAAAGTTCTCTGGTGGAGCTGGGGAGTGGCACCCTGGGGA is a window of Pongo pygmaeus isolate AG05252 chromosome 4, NHGRI_mPonPyg2-v2.0_pri, whole genome shotgun sequence DNA encoding:
- the DCANP1 gene encoding LOW QUALITY PROTEIN: dendritic cell nuclear protein 1 (The sequence of the model RefSeq protein was modified relative to this genomic sequence to represent the inferred CDS: inserted 2 bases in 1 codon; substituted 1 base at 1 genomic stop codon), with amino-acid sequence MHHGAATHIQNSRSHDLETVPGHQRLERGAGGEXPESPGCHSPAPPENFGNELLPLSAPLQGLSQDLSPPGRNKPLPAGVLREGAVQFLHRELCNSNLWSEASARPSGTQDELHSSXRKTGQTRREGARKHLVCSFRLYPFTVHTVSPGNSHLALYQVFKAVKLCPSETSFFLRRKSLKSSDPWHPPSLSPNSWNCQAGFRAWSSHLISLSLTCSDSRSRQVSSSQQPPLHSLSSHRRAAHVPE